The stretch of DNA AGCGTTGAGCGTCCTGCATTGTTTTGTCTAAATCCGTTCCGTATTTCAGATTGGCAATGATGATAGAAGCATTGGGCAATGATTTTGTAAGCAAATAATCTACACCCTCCAAATTGGAAAGTGCATCTTCAATTTTTCGGGAAACGGAAGTTTCTACCTCGTTGGGTTCTGCACCGGGATAAACCGTTCGGATTACCACAACAGGCTGATTAAAATCGGGCATTAGCTCATAACTCAAATTCTTGTAGCCGATAATTCCCAACAGGGCAAACACGCTGAAAAGTACGATAATCAGCGAGGGACGTTTTATTGATATTTCTGTAATATTCATTTTCGCTGATTTTATTTAGTCGTAATATTCGCTCCGTCAAACAGGTTGATAAAACCATTGATAACAATGGCATCGTTTTCATTTAATCCACCTGACACAAGCGTTTTATTGCCGATATTTTTTGATATGGTTATCGTTTGCAAAACAGCTTTTCCGTTTTTTATCAGATACACTTTTGCTTTTCCGTTTTCTTCCATAATGGCAGATGTCGGAATAAGAATACCTTGCTCTTGTTTGATGTCAGAAAGATTTACTTTGCCGAACATTCCCGATTTTATGGTTAAGTTTTTTGTATTAGCAACCTGAAACTGTACAGGAAAACTATTGCCCATATTGGCTTTGCTCCCTATCATTTTTACTTTAGCCGAAAGGGAAATGTCGGGATAAGCATCAGCACTGATTTTGTAAGTTTTATTGTTTTGAAACTGCACCAAATCATTTTCGGGAACATTGACCGTAAAGCGTAAAGTGCTTATGTCCGTGATTTGAAGCAACGGAATGCCCGGTGCTGCAAAACCGCCCACCTCATTGAGTTTGGCAGTTACTACACCGTTAAAAGGTGCTTTTATGGTAGTTTTACTGATTTGCTCTAACAAAGTAGCTTTCTGAACTTTTGCAATTTTCAATCCCAATTTTGCCTTTTCCAATTGCACACCCTGAACGGCATCAGCTTCCGTTAAAATCGTATAGCGTTTTACATCATCTTCAAAACCCTCAATCTGCACTTCAACCGTTTGCAGTTGTAATTTCAACAATGAATTATCCAACTGAATAAGTGTTTGTCCTTTGCTTACATTGCTTCCTACATCTACCAAAACTGCATTGATTTTCCCCTGTATATCCGCACTGATTTTGGTTTCTTTGTTCGGCTCAAATGTGCCCGTATAAGCATTTATATCATCAATAGTCTGCAAACGAATAGTGTCCGCACTTACGGAAATCGGTTGTTCTTTGTCGTACTGATATACCTTGCTTTCGGTGGTTTCTTTGTTGCTTTTCAGTTTAAAAAACACAAGTGCTATTACCGCAATCAAAGCAATTATCCCGATTATTTTTTTCCAATTCATCTTCTTGATTTCTTATTCGTTATTTTAATTCTTAATTGTTCCTGTCAGCTTTTTAAGTTCCAAATCTGCTTTCAGATAATCTACAACTGCCGACAAGTAATTTTGCTGTGCTTCACGAAGTGCATTATCAGCCAATAAAACATCTGTAAGCGTTGCCGTACCTTGTTTTTGTTGTAAAATGGTTTGCTCATAAATGGATTGAGCCAAAGCGATTTGATTTTCGGTATTGATAACCGTTTGCTGTGCTGTATTTCGCTGTCGGGTTGCATTTTCAATTTCCATTTTGTTTTTATCGCCAATCAGTTGAGCCTGTAACTCGTTATTGCTGATTTCTAATTGCTTTTGATTGATTTTTCGTTGTGTAACCGTTCCGTTGAAAAGCGGGTAAGTCAGTTGCAAACCTGCAAAGCCTATGGGATAGAATTTCAGAAAATCGTTTGGTGTTTTATCGTAGCCAAAACCTGTTGTTCCGTAGGAAGCAATCAAATTCAGTGAGGGCATAAACCGTGATTTGTTCAGCGTATTCAATTCACTATTCAATAGTTTATTTTGTGTCTGAATAATCTTCAAATCCAATATGTTTTCTACATTATTTTCAGTTAAGATTTGTTGTTCGATTTCAGAAACAACGGTCATATTTTGCTCCAATGGAATACCGATATTCAGTTTCAGTGCATTCAGAATTGAAATGTATTTGTTGCGAACGTTTTCCTTTTGGGTATTTAACTGGTCGGCTTGTAATTTTACTTTGCTCACATCTGTTCCCTTTGCCAATAACTGTTCTTTCAACAGTTCCATATTCTTTAAGAGCTTTTGGGTATTTATCAGATTGCTTTCCAAAAAATCCAATTGATGTTTTAGAATTTGAGCATTGTAATACAGCGTAGTTATGTCGTATAAAACCTGTTCTTCCGATTTTTGAAATTGAAGATGTGTCAGTTCATTCGCAATTTTTGTATTCTCAATTGCTCCATAAACCTGCGGATTATACAAAGGCAGTGCCAATTGCACATTTGCATTGATGTTGTGCGGAACACCAAATTGTAAATCCCTGAATTGTCCCTCCGGTGCTTGCGGATTGAGTGCATTCATCGGCATTAGTTGCGTAGGCAATTCCATAAAATATTTGTAATCGGCATTGGCTGTAACTTTCGGAATAAGATTGGCTTTTGCTTCTTTTTCCCTTTGTTCGCTAATACTGATATGGTTTCGGTTGATTTGCAGGGTTTTGTTATAGATCTGTGCCGTATCAATACATTGTTTCAGTGTCCAGACTTCCTGTGCCTGAACGGTATTCCACCCGATAAATAGCAACGGAATAATAAATAGTTTGGGAGCGTTTACTAACATAATTGAGTAAATTTTTTTTGTTTCGTTTTTAATTATCTTAATTATTCCTGTCGTATCATCGTCAACAACATTTTAAAGCGTTCGATAGCTTTCAAGGAATGTGGAACGTTCGCAGGCATAATGATAGACTGTCCTTTGCTCAAATAAAAGGATTTTCCATTGATGGTTATTTCTGCTTCACCGTCCAAAATTTGGACAATCGCATCATAAGAAGTTTTATGCTCCGAAAGACCTTGTTCTTTATCAAACGAGAAAAGCGTTAGATTTCCTGCTTTACTTTTTGTAAGCTGTTTGCTAATTACACCTCCGTCTGTGTATTCAATCGTATCTTCCAATGAGAATACGGTTTCTTTTTCAAATGCTGCCATACCTTTTCATTTTTAAAATTTGTTAGTTAGTATTCACTCGCAAAAGTATAAATATTTTCAGAGAGAACAATACCTTTCTCTGACAAATCACTGATTTACTTTCTTCTTTTAATCCATTTGTACATCTCAAACCACAAAACTGAAGTCGCAGCAATTAAAAATGTCATTCCTAATTCTGGGATGTTCAATCCGGTTACGTGAAAGAAACCGGCAAATATCGGTATGTACAATATGGCGAAAAGTAATATCAATGTTGCTCCGATGATAACTGGAAACAAACGGTTTTTGTATTTGAAACTCTCAAACATACTGTAAACGAATGAGCGATTGACCAGGCTCAAAAATACATTAGCAAAAATCAAGGTCGTAAAAACCATTGCTCTTGTCGTTTCTTCGTCACTTCCTTTTTGAACAGAAAATTGATAAGAGAACAATACACCTGCTGTAATGATCAAACCTTGAATAATGCTGATGCTTAATTCTTTCCAATTCAAGAAAGTTTCGGTCATTTTCCGTGGTTTTCGTTGCATCGTGTCTTTTTCCATCGGTTCATTTTCATAGACAATGGAACAGGTTGGTCCCATAATCAACTCCAGAAAAATAACGTGTACCGGCGTAAAAATATGCGGATAAATCCAACCCAAAAACAAAGGCAGCGAAACGGTCAGAATAATAGGAATATGAATGGAGA from Faecalibacter sp. LW9 encodes:
- a CDS encoding efflux RND transporter periplasmic adaptor subunit; this translates as MNWKKIIGIIALIAVIALVFFKLKSNKETTESKVYQYDKEQPISVSADTIRLQTIDDINAYTGTFEPNKETKISADIQGKINAVLVDVGSNVSKGQTLIQLDNSLLKLQLQTVEVQIEGFEDDVKRYTILTEADAVQGVQLEKAKLGLKIAKVQKATLLEQISKTTIKAPFNGVVTAKLNEVGGFAAPGIPLLQITDISTLRFTVNVPENDLVQFQNNKTYKISADAYPDISLSAKVKMIGSKANMGNSFPVQFQVANTKNLTIKSGMFGKVNLSDIKQEQGILIPTSAIMEENGKAKVYLIKNGKAVLQTITISKNIGNKTLVSGGLNENDAIVINGFINLFDGANITTK
- a CDS encoding TolC family protein, whose translation is MLVNAPKLFIIPLLFIGWNTVQAQEVWTLKQCIDTAQIYNKTLQINRNHISISEQREKEAKANLIPKVTANADYKYFMELPTQLMPMNALNPQAPEGQFRDLQFGVPHNINANVQLALPLYNPQVYGAIENTKIANELTHLQFQKSEEQVLYDITTLYYNAQILKHQLDFLESNLINTQKLLKNMELLKEQLLAKGTDVSKVKLQADQLNTQKENVRNKYISILNALKLNIGIPLEQNMTVVSEIEQQILTENNVENILDLKIIQTQNKLLNSELNTLNKSRFMPSLNLIASYGTTGFGYDKTPNDFLKFYPIGFAGLQLTYPLFNGTVTQRKINQKQLEISNNELQAQLIGDKNKMEIENATRQRNTAQQTVINTENQIALAQSIYEQTILQQKQGTATLTDVLLADNALREAQQNYLSAVVDYLKADLELKKLTGTIKN
- a CDS encoding cupin domain-containing protein — translated: MAAFEKETVFSLEDTIEYTDGGVISKQLTKSKAGNLTLFSFDKEQGLSEHKTSYDAIVQILDGEAEITINGKSFYLSKGQSIIMPANVPHSLKAIERFKMLLTMIRQE